From Corynebacterium frankenforstense DSM 45800, the proteins below share one genomic window:
- the hisB gene encoding imidazoleglycerol-phosphate dehydratase HisB, with amino-acid sequence MTAHRTAAAHRRTGETDISVELDLDGTGVSRIDTGLPFFDHMLTAFATHGAFDLTVTAEGDTEVDAHHTVEDTAIVLGQVLAEAVGDKAGIRRFGQRQLPMDETLVEAVVDFSGRPYFVMTGEPEHMVHQVIGGHYATVINRHFFESLALNSRITLHVICHYGRDPHHITEAEYKAVARALREATEHDPRVHGVPSTKGAL; translated from the coding sequence GTGACCGCACACCGCACCGCCGCCGCGCACCGCAGGACCGGCGAGACCGACATCTCCGTCGAGCTGGACCTCGACGGCACCGGCGTCAGCCGCATCGACACCGGCCTGCCGTTCTTCGACCACATGCTCACCGCCTTCGCCACCCACGGCGCCTTCGACCTGACGGTCACCGCGGAGGGCGACACCGAGGTCGACGCCCACCACACCGTGGAGGACACCGCGATCGTGCTCGGCCAGGTCCTCGCCGAGGCCGTCGGCGACAAGGCCGGCATCCGCCGCTTCGGCCAGCGCCAGCTGCCCATGGACGAGACCCTGGTCGAGGCCGTCGTCGACTTCTCCGGCCGCCCCTACTTCGTGATGACCGGCGAGCCGGAGCACATGGTCCACCAGGTCATCGGCGGCCACTACGCCACCGTGATCAACCGGCACTTCTTCGAGTCGCTGGCCCTGAACTCGCGGATCACCCTGCACGTGATCTGCCACTACGGCCGCGACCCGCACCACATCACGGAGGCGGAGTACAAGGCCGTGGCCCGTGCGCTGCGCGAGGCCACCGAGCACGACCCGCGCGTGCACGGGGTGCCCTCGACGAAGGGGGCCCTGTAA
- a CDS encoding histidinol-phosphate transaminase has product MGTDNANRHLPGTVAAGVGLEALPLREELRGQSPYGAPQLDVPVRLNTNENPYPPSKALVDDLVAEVARLGATLNRYPERDAVELRDALAAYVSGQTGVAVTRDNVWAANGSNEVLQQLLQAFGGPGRSVLGFQPSYSMHPILAAGTQTEFIDCPRGADFRIDAEAALAAIAEHAPDIVFVTTPNNPTGEVTDLDVIERIIAAAPGIVVVDEAYMEFSDSPSSCTLLAKYPTKLVVSRTMSKAFDFAGGRLGYFVAAPAFVEAVMLVRLPYHLSVLSQAAALVALRHSDETLATVAKLSAERDRVAAKLTELGYRVQDSASNFIFFGDFADQHAVFEAFLERGVLIRDVGATGHLRVTVGLPEENDTFLAVAADLAHHGVGNDDDPHAQGAAQ; this is encoded by the coding sequence ATGGGGACCGACAACGCGAACCGCCACCTGCCGGGCACCGTCGCCGCCGGGGTCGGCCTCGAGGCGCTGCCGCTGCGCGAGGAGCTGCGCGGGCAGAGCCCCTACGGCGCCCCGCAGCTGGACGTGCCGGTCAGGCTGAACACCAACGAGAACCCCTACCCGCCGTCGAAGGCGCTCGTCGACGACCTCGTCGCCGAGGTCGCCCGCCTCGGCGCCACGCTCAACCGCTACCCGGAGCGCGACGCCGTCGAGCTGCGCGACGCCCTGGCCGCCTACGTCAGCGGGCAGACCGGCGTGGCCGTCACCCGCGACAACGTCTGGGCCGCCAACGGCTCCAACGAGGTCCTCCAGCAGCTGCTGCAGGCCTTCGGCGGGCCGGGCCGCAGCGTGCTGGGCTTTCAGCCGAGCTACTCGATGCACCCGATCCTGGCCGCCGGCACGCAGACCGAGTTCATCGACTGCCCGCGCGGGGCGGACTTCCGCATCGACGCCGAGGCCGCGCTGGCCGCCATCGCCGAGCACGCCCCGGACATCGTCTTCGTCACGACCCCGAACAACCCGACCGGCGAGGTCACCGACCTCGACGTCATCGAGCGCATCATCGCCGCCGCGCCGGGCATCGTCGTCGTCGACGAGGCCTACATGGAGTTCTCCGACAGCCCCTCGTCGTGCACGCTGCTGGCGAAGTACCCGACCAAGCTCGTCGTCTCGCGCACCATGTCCAAGGCCTTCGACTTCGCCGGCGGGCGCCTCGGCTACTTCGTGGCCGCCCCCGCCTTCGTCGAGGCCGTCATGCTCGTGCGCCTGCCGTACCACCTCTCGGTGCTCTCGCAGGCCGCCGCGCTCGTCGCGCTGCGCCACAGCGACGAGACCCTGGCGACCGTGGCCAAGCTCTCCGCCGAGCGCGACCGCGTGGCCGCGAAGCTCACCGAGCTGGGCTACCGGGTCCAGGACAGCGCGTCGAACTTCATCTTCTTCGGCGACTTCGCCGACCAGCACGCCGTCTTCGAGGCCTTCCTCGAGCGCGGGGTGCTCATCCGCGACGTCGGCGCGACCGGTCACCTGCGCGTGACCGTCGGCCTGCCCGAGGAGAACGACACCTTCCTGGCCGTGGCCGCCGACCTCGCCCACCACGGCGTCGGCAATGACGACGACCCCCACGCACAAGGAGCCGCACAGTGA
- the hisD gene encoding histidinol dehydrogenase, whose product MLTVTDLTGREPGVAELRRVLPRGGTDVAAVLPKVQPIVEDVRSRGAEAALELGERFDHVRPGSVRVPREIVDAAVAALPDDVRAALEQAIERIRKVHAEQVPAPHTTTLAEGAEVTEVFHPIERVGLYVPGGKAVYPSSVLMNVIPAQEAGVSTLVVASPPQVDNDGWPNPTVLAACSLLGVDEVWATGGAQAVALLAYGDEAAGLEPVDMVTGPGNIFVTAAKRLVRGVVGTDAEAGPTEIAVLADDSADPVYVAYDLISQAEHDPMAASVLITDSRELAEAVDREIERRYTVTLNAERVAEALTGAQSGIVLVDDVDAGVRVADAYAAEHLEVHTRNAREVAERVRHAGAIFVGPYSPVPLGDYAAGSNHVLPTSGTARFSAGLSSHTFLRPVNLIEYSADALAEIAGTIVTLADVERLPAHGEAVRARGAGTGADAGTADDAEGEK is encoded by the coding sequence ATGCTCACCGTCACGGACCTGACCGGCCGCGAGCCGGGCGTAGCCGAGCTGCGCCGGGTGCTGCCGCGCGGCGGCACCGACGTCGCCGCGGTCCTGCCCAAGGTCCAGCCCATCGTCGAAGACGTCCGTTCCCGCGGCGCCGAGGCCGCCCTCGAGCTCGGCGAGCGCTTCGACCATGTGCGCCCGGGGTCCGTGCGCGTGCCACGTGAGATCGTCGACGCCGCGGTGGCCGCCCTCCCGGACGACGTGCGCGCCGCGTTGGAGCAGGCCATCGAGCGCATCCGCAAGGTGCACGCCGAGCAGGTGCCGGCCCCGCACACCACCACGCTCGCCGAGGGCGCGGAGGTCACCGAGGTCTTCCACCCGATCGAGCGGGTGGGCCTCTACGTGCCCGGCGGCAAGGCCGTCTACCCCTCCAGCGTGCTGATGAACGTCATCCCCGCCCAGGAGGCCGGCGTGTCCACCCTGGTGGTGGCCTCCCCGCCGCAGGTGGACAACGACGGCTGGCCGAACCCGACGGTGCTGGCCGCCTGCTCGCTGCTCGGCGTCGACGAGGTCTGGGCCACCGGTGGCGCGCAGGCCGTGGCCCTGCTGGCGTACGGCGACGAAGCCGCAGGCCTCGAGCCGGTGGACATGGTCACCGGCCCCGGCAACATCTTCGTCACCGCCGCCAAGCGCCTGGTGCGCGGTGTCGTCGGCACCGACGCCGAGGCCGGCCCCACCGAGATCGCGGTGCTCGCCGACGACTCGGCCGACCCGGTCTATGTCGCCTACGACCTGATCAGCCAGGCCGAGCACGACCCGATGGCCGCGAGCGTGCTCATCACCGACTCCCGTGAGCTGGCCGAGGCCGTCGACCGCGAGATCGAGCGGCGCTACACCGTCACCCTCAACGCCGAGCGCGTGGCCGAGGCGCTCACCGGAGCCCAGTCCGGCATCGTGCTCGTCGACGACGTCGACGCCGGCGTGCGCGTGGCCGACGCCTACGCCGCCGAGCACCTCGAGGTGCACACCCGCAACGCCCGCGAGGTCGCCGAGCGCGTGCGCCACGCCGGTGCGATCTTCGTCGGCCCCTACTCGCCGGTGCCGCTGGGCGACTACGCCGCCGGCTCCAACCACGTGCTGCCGACCTCCGGCACCGCGCGCTTCAGCGCGGGGCTGAGCTCGCACACCTTCCTGCGCCCGGTCAACCTCATCGAGTACAGCGCCGACGCGCTCGCCGAGATCGCCGGCACCATCGTCACCCTGGCCGACGTCGAGCGCCTGCCCGCCCACGGCGAGGCCGTGCGCGCCCGCGGTGCCGGGACGGGCGCCGACGCGGGCACCGCCGACGACGCGGAGGGGGAGAAGTAG
- a CDS encoding YbjN domain-containing protein, producing the protein MPHRHRPPRRTPARVTLARLNAAAASFGYHYYAEHDRLLIPFPHHRTLAYLTSPGGTPLLVLASQARADLPLEEATDLAAEIDAWNRTRISPSLYFRHNGDGSLAVHGRAAVPVAAGLTDEQLAEAVGLELTAAQLAVDALAARFPALRETGTNTGDDADEATAFDMDAVALAAPPPGGTEAPPYLLATPDGAVAPRETSPVTPDRLLGLLAAEGVPATWAGPDVVAAWVGATLVGLTLEEGPHLLITAHWGPGPGVEEELRARLVCNDWTAVSALTRAFTSRAEAGLEVRTEFALAVTAGLNPAQLHGAVTGGIAAVLRAVHTVSTELGGVGALRRRGPGF; encoded by the coding sequence GTGCCCCACCGACACCGCCCGCCGCGGCGCACCCCCGCGCGCGTCACCCTGGCCCGACTCAACGCCGCAGCCGCCAGCTTCGGGTACCACTACTACGCCGAGCACGACCGCTTGCTCATCCCCTTCCCCCACCACCGCACGCTGGCCTACCTGACCAGCCCCGGCGGCACCCCGCTGCTGGTGCTGGCCAGCCAGGCCCGCGCGGACCTGCCGCTGGAGGAGGCCACGGACCTGGCCGCGGAGATCGACGCGTGGAACCGCACCCGCATCAGCCCCTCCCTCTACTTCCGCCACAACGGCGACGGCTCCCTGGCCGTGCACGGCCGGGCCGCGGTGCCGGTGGCCGCGGGGTTGACCGACGAACAGCTCGCCGAGGCCGTCGGGCTGGAGCTGACCGCCGCCCAGCTGGCCGTCGACGCACTGGCCGCCCGCTTCCCCGCGCTGCGGGAGACCGGGACGAACACCGGCGACGACGCGGACGAGGCGACGGCCTTCGACATGGACGCCGTGGCGCTGGCCGCCCCGCCGCCGGGCGGCACCGAGGCGCCGCCGTACCTGCTGGCCACCCCGGACGGGGCCGTGGCGCCGCGGGAGACGAGCCCGGTGACCCCGGACCGCCTGCTCGGGCTGCTGGCCGCCGAGGGCGTGCCCGCCACCTGGGCGGGCCCGGACGTGGTGGCCGCCTGGGTGGGCGCGACCCTGGTGGGGCTGACCCTCGAGGAGGGCCCGCACCTGCTGATCACCGCGCACTGGGGCCCCGGCCCCGGCGTCGAGGAGGAGCTGCGCGCGCGGCTGGTGTGCAACGACTGGACGGCGGTCTCCGCGCTGACCCGCGCGTTCACCAGCCGCGCCGAGGCGGGCCTCGAGGTGCGCACGGAATTCGCGCTGGCGGTGACGGCCGGGCTCAACCCCGCGCAGCTGCACGGGGCGGTCACGGGCGGGATCGCGGCCGTGCTGCGCGCGGTGCACACGGTCTCCACCGAGCTCGGCGGGGTCGGCGCGCTGCGGCGCCGCGGCCCGGGGTTCTAG
- a CDS encoding nuclear transport factor 2 family protein, with amino-acid sequence MLTSHRTRILAVVTAAALTLTACGGDDAADTAAQAGSTESTGGAVLHDGDGNAADGDGNADGRDDKGAKVGSKAGSGAEGSGSGDGEVPQVGNPLEGDLQIEKQEPVDGEAAGEQDAAEITAVIDSYFGALGNPDTKVSDLAGTIIDNSCSAVLDAAGGPEEIRNAYSVDATLGEAGMPGGTHTVEDVRVDGDNASAFVNLTMGGAQESNYVRLVREDGRWLMCDR; translated from the coding sequence ATGCTCACTTCCCACCGCACCAGGATCCTGGCCGTCGTCACCGCCGCCGCCCTCACCCTGACGGCCTGCGGCGGCGACGACGCAGCGGACACCGCCGCCCAGGCCGGCTCGACCGAAAGCACCGGCGGCGCGGTCCTGCACGACGGTGACGGCAACGCCGCCGACGGCGACGGGAACGCCGACGGCCGGGACGACAAGGGGGCGAAGGTCGGCAGCAAGGCCGGCTCGGGCGCCGAGGGCTCCGGCTCGGGCGACGGCGAGGTTCCGCAGGTGGGTAACCCGTTGGAGGGCGATCTGCAGATCGAGAAGCAGGAGCCGGTCGACGGCGAGGCCGCCGGTGAGCAGGACGCCGCGGAGATCACCGCCGTCATCGACAGCTACTTCGGCGCCCTCGGTAACCCGGACACCAAGGTCTCCGACCTGGCCGGCACCATCATCGACAACTCCTGCTCGGCGGTACTCGACGCGGCCGGAGGCCCCGAGGAGATCCGGAACGCCTACTCCGTGGACGCCACGCTGGGCGAGGCCGGCATGCCTGGCGGCACCCACACCGTCGAGGACGTCCGCGTCGACGGCGACAACGCCTCGGCCTTCGTGAACTTGACTATGGGAGGCGCCCAGGAGTCCAATTACGTGCGCCTCGTGCGTGAAGACGGCCGGTGGCTGATGTGCGACAGGTAG
- a CDS encoding TetR family transcriptional regulator, producing MALNRSLILDTALELLDAYGLADVTMRRVAGALDVAPGALYWHLSNKQELIAAMARSILAPVLDPDGERSEAPAVGDLLRSFRSAVLAHRDGADVVSSALSTPPLQAEVLERVSAAVAAEGVDPDAALVLLHFGIGAVVSEQAARQLAADADGEPVDEEAAAAAFDRGVATILAGAAQ from the coding sequence GTGGCCCTGAACCGTTCCCTCATCCTCGACACCGCGCTCGAGCTCCTGGACGCGTACGGGCTCGCCGACGTCACGATGCGTCGCGTCGCCGGCGCCCTCGACGTCGCCCCGGGCGCGCTCTACTGGCACCTGAGCAACAAGCAGGAGCTCATCGCCGCGATGGCGCGCAGCATCCTCGCACCCGTGCTGGACCCCGACGGGGAGCGGTCCGAGGCCCCCGCCGTCGGCGACCTGCTGCGCAGCTTCCGCTCCGCGGTGCTCGCCCACCGCGACGGCGCCGACGTCGTCTCCTCCGCGCTGTCCACCCCGCCGTTGCAGGCGGAGGTGCTCGAGCGCGTCTCCGCGGCCGTCGCCGCCGAGGGCGTGGACCCGGACGCAGCGCTGGTGCTGCTGCACTTCGGCATCGGCGCGGTGGTCTCCGAGCAGGCCGCCCGCCAGCTGGCCGCCGACGCCGACGGCGAACCGGTGGACGAGGAGGCCGCCGCGGCCGCCTTCGACCGTGGCGTGGCCACGATCCTCGCCGGCGCCGCGCAATAG
- the glgX gene encoding glycogen debranching protein GlgX, whose translation MHSQSNPSLSIWPGNPQPLGATYDGSGTNFSIFSRIADKVELCLIDEDGAETRVELTETDNHNWHCYIPGIQPGQRYGYRVHGPYDPDAGHRCDPSKLLVDPYSKAFDGEYDGDASLFSYDINDPDNPEGRNEDDSLGHTMLSVVINPYYNWEGDKHPRIPDHHTVIYETHVKGMTATHPDVPEHLRGTYAGMAHQSVINYLKDLGVTAVELMPVHQFYQDDRLRELGLRNYWGYNTLGFFAPEQHYAHSAEPGGAVAEFKSMVRAYHNAGMEIILDVVYNHTAEGNHMGPTLSFRGIDNSAYYRLVEDDPRHYMDYTGTGNSFNVRDPHSLQLIMDSLRYWVTEMHVDGFRFDLASTLAREFGDVDRLATFFDLVQQDPIVSRVKLIAEPWDVGENGYQVGNFPSLWSEWNGKYRDTVRDFWRGEPSTLGEFASRLTGSSDLYDHNDRRPTASINFITAHDGFTMHDLVSYNDKHNEANGEDNRDGESHNRSWNCGTEGPTDDKEILDLRRQQIRNFMTTLLLSQGTPMISHGDEMARTQGGNNNVYCQDNEIAWMDWQQLEDNAALHSFTRRLVEIRDHHPVFHRRRFFAGGPLGTDALDRDIAWLVPNGTMMTQDDWNFQFGKALMVYLNGNNIEEPDRHGNRIVDDSFLMMFNAHYEDIDFTLPRRELGRGWQLMVDTTEPEGVPSDKETEWAAETTLTVPARSTIVLKQTAAPDFGEDDPDRPKKESM comes from the coding sequence ATGCACTCACAGAGCAACCCGTCGCTGTCTATCTGGCCCGGCAACCCGCAGCCGCTCGGCGCCACCTACGACGGCTCCGGAACGAACTTCTCCATCTTTTCCCGGATCGCGGACAAAGTAGAGCTCTGCCTCATCGACGAGGACGGCGCGGAGACCCGCGTCGAACTCACCGAGACCGACAACCACAACTGGCACTGCTACATCCCGGGAATCCAGCCCGGCCAGCGCTACGGCTACCGCGTCCACGGCCCCTACGACCCGGACGCCGGCCACCGCTGCGACCCGAGCAAGCTGCTCGTCGACCCGTACTCGAAGGCCTTCGACGGCGAGTACGACGGCGACGCATCCCTGTTCTCCTACGACATCAACGACCCGGACAACCCGGAGGGCCGCAACGAGGATGACTCGCTGGGCCACACCATGCTCTCGGTGGTCATCAACCCCTACTACAACTGGGAGGGCGACAAGCACCCGCGCATCCCGGACCACCACACCGTCATCTACGAGACCCACGTCAAGGGCATGACGGCCACGCACCCGGACGTCCCGGAGCACCTGCGCGGCACCTACGCCGGCATGGCGCACCAGTCCGTGATCAACTACCTGAAGGACCTGGGTGTCACCGCAGTCGAGCTGATGCCGGTGCACCAGTTCTACCAGGACGACCGGCTGCGTGAGCTGGGCCTGCGCAACTACTGGGGCTACAACACCCTGGGCTTCTTCGCCCCGGAGCAGCACTACGCCCACTCCGCGGAGCCGGGCGGCGCGGTGGCCGAGTTCAAGTCGATGGTGCGCGCGTACCACAACGCGGGCATGGAGATCATTCTCGACGTGGTCTACAACCACACCGCCGAGGGCAATCACATGGGCCCGACGCTGAGCTTCCGCGGCATCGACAACAGCGCCTACTACCGCCTGGTCGAGGACGACCCGCGCCACTACATGGACTACACGGGCACCGGCAACTCCTTCAACGTGCGCGACCCGCACTCGCTGCAGCTGATCATGGACTCGCTGCGCTACTGGGTCACCGAGATGCACGTCGACGGCTTCCGCTTCGACCTGGCCTCCACCCTGGCCCGCGAGTTCGGCGACGTCGACCGCCTGGCCACCTTCTTCGACCTGGTCCAGCAGGACCCGATCGTCTCCCGGGTCAAGCTGATCGCCGAGCCCTGGGACGTCGGCGAGAACGGCTACCAGGTGGGCAACTTCCCGTCGCTGTGGTCGGAGTGGAACGGCAAGTACCGCGACACGGTCCGCGACTTCTGGCGCGGCGAGCCGTCGACGCTGGGCGAGTTCGCCTCGCGTCTGACCGGTTCCTCGGACCTCTACGACCACAACGACCGCCGCCCGACCGCCTCGATCAACTTCATCACGGCCCACGACGGGTTCACCATGCATGACCTGGTGAGCTACAACGACAAGCACAACGAGGCCAACGGCGAGGACAACCGCGACGGCGAGAGCCACAACCGCTCCTGGAACTGCGGCACCGAGGGCCCGACCGACGACAAGGAGATCCTGGACCTGCGCCGCCAGCAGATCCGCAACTTCATGACGACCCTGCTGCTCAGCCAGGGCACGCCGATGATCAGCCACGGCGACGAGATGGCGCGCACGCAGGGCGGCAACAACAACGTCTACTGCCAGGACAACGAGATCGCCTGGATGGACTGGCAGCAGCTCGAGGACAATGCGGCGCTGCACAGCTTCACCCGCCGGCTGGTCGAGATCCGCGACCACCACCCGGTCTTCCACCGCCGCCGGTTCTTCGCCGGCGGCCCGCTGGGCACGGACGCGCTGGACCGCGACATCGCGTGGCTGGTGCCGAACGGCACGATGATGACCCAGGACGACTGGAACTTCCAGTTCGGCAAGGCCCTGATGGTCTACCTCAACGGCAACAACATCGAGGAGCCGGACCGCCACGGCAACCGCATCGTGGACGACTCCTTCCTGATGATGTTCAACGCCCATTACGAGGACATCGACTTCACCCTGCCGCGCCGCGAGCTCGGCCGCGGCTGGCAGCTGATGGTCGACACCACGGAGCCGGAGGGTGTGCCCTCGGACAAGGAGACGGAGTGGGCCGCGGAGACGACCCTGACCGTCCCGGCGCGCTCGACGATCGTGCTCAAGCAGACCGCCGCGCCCGACTTCGGCGAGGACGACCCGGATCGCCCGAAGAAGGAGTCGATGTAG
- the treY gene encoding malto-oligosyltrehalose synthase — protein MVNRDITATYRLQLRGPAADPDGAGRAFTFDDARAQIPYLKDLGISHLYLSPILSAPAESNHGYDVVDPTEVNPALGGIEGLRRLSAAAREAGMGVIVDLVPNHLGVDTAYLNPWWWDTLKHGRDSAWEDFFDIDWHDDNGADGRLGLPVLGSPDDVEALTLVARGDDAYPAGLEERAAEDGSDDVVLAYYDNVFPVAPGTCSGPDDDPVAVHSRQHYRLMYWREGVISYRRFFSVNGLAGIRQEDPKVFRASHRVLRQLCREGLIDGVRVDHPDGMANPFQYLRRLRRLIGPERWLVVEKILGVDEPLDARLPADGTTGYDALRELDGVFVNRAAEDSLSMLALEQSGSTWNAQAIEASEHQLKHGVAEFELAAEVRRLARAIRRDNFSTAGSNVSEDRLVSTIMHLVAAMPVYRADYLSLSRVTATVVAEMSQRFPSRRDALDLISAALLADDGEAMTRFAQVCGAVMAKGVEDTLFYRACRLVPLQEVGGAPGRFGVSAAEFHLLQQERARLWPRAMTTLTTHDTKRSEDTRARIIELSEFPNDFAEFVGEVTSVVPAPDAATGHFLLQNIIGVWPADGQVTEKLRGRLRDYALKAVREAGVHTTWFDQDSAFETNVLDWIDVLVDGPVTSRITAFVAALDDGALTVSLGRKVLQLLGPGVPDVYQGTEYVDRSLVDPDNRRFVDYTARAQTLATGAPDFAALAAGDAIDDAARADAAADGTVADAGEEQKQPSGLIEEVFPAWHAALDSPDRVKQYVTHTALTVRHAFPEAFVEGDYQAVFAEGPGIAHVIGMARGEAVDAADIVGEEGLDEPEPPKVSVIALAVRRPLSLAYRGGWRGTTVTLPEGEWTEKITGRTFSGTVDAAELFAALPTAVLVPADADTDAAREAKA, from the coding sequence GTGGTCAACCGAGACATCACCGCCACCTACCGCCTGCAGCTGCGCGGGCCCGCCGCCGACCCCGACGGGGCCGGACGCGCCTTCACCTTCGACGACGCCCGCGCGCAGATCCCGTACCTGAAGGACCTCGGGATCAGCCACCTCTACCTCTCCCCCATCCTGTCCGCCCCGGCCGAGTCCAACCACGGCTACGACGTCGTCGACCCCACCGAGGTCAACCCGGCCCTCGGCGGCATCGAGGGGCTGCGTCGCCTGTCCGCCGCCGCCCGCGAGGCCGGCATGGGGGTGATCGTCGACCTGGTGCCCAACCACCTCGGCGTGGACACCGCCTACCTGAACCCCTGGTGGTGGGACACGCTCAAGCACGGGCGCGACTCCGCCTGGGAGGACTTCTTCGACATCGACTGGCACGACGACAACGGCGCCGACGGCCGCCTCGGCCTGCCGGTGCTCGGCTCGCCGGACGACGTCGAGGCGCTCACGCTCGTCGCCCGCGGCGACGACGCCTACCCGGCCGGCCTCGAGGAGCGCGCCGCCGAGGACGGCTCCGACGACGTCGTGCTCGCCTACTACGACAACGTCTTCCCCGTCGCCCCCGGCACCTGCTCGGGCCCGGACGACGACCCGGTGGCCGTGCACTCCCGCCAGCACTACCGGCTGATGTACTGGCGCGAGGGGGTCATCTCCTACCGCCGGTTCTTCTCCGTCAACGGGCTGGCGGGCATCCGCCAGGAGGACCCGAAGGTCTTCCGCGCCAGCCACCGGGTGCTGCGCCAGCTGTGCCGCGAGGGCCTCATCGACGGCGTGCGCGTGGACCACCCGGACGGCATGGCCAACCCGTTCCAGTACCTGCGCCGCCTGCGCCGCCTGATCGGCCCGGAGCGCTGGCTGGTCGTCGAGAAGATCCTCGGCGTCGACGAGCCGCTCGACGCCCGCCTGCCCGCCGACGGCACCACCGGCTACGACGCGCTGCGCGAGCTCGACGGGGTCTTCGTCAACCGCGCCGCCGAGGACTCGCTGTCCATGCTCGCCCTCGAGCAGTCCGGCTCCACCTGGAACGCGCAGGCCATCGAGGCCAGCGAGCACCAGCTCAAGCACGGGGTGGCCGAGTTCGAGCTCGCCGCCGAGGTGCGCCGCCTGGCCCGGGCCATCCGCCGCGACAACTTCTCCACCGCCGGCTCCAACGTCTCCGAGGACCGCCTGGTCTCCACGATCATGCACCTGGTCGCCGCCATGCCCGTCTACCGCGCGGACTACCTGTCGCTGTCGCGCGTGACGGCCACCGTGGTCGCGGAGATGTCGCAGCGCTTCCCCTCGCGCCGGGACGCCCTCGACCTGATCTCCGCGGCGCTGCTGGCCGACGACGGCGAGGCGATGACCCGCTTCGCCCAGGTCTGCGGCGCCGTCATGGCCAAGGGTGTCGAGGACACGCTGTTCTACCGGGCCTGCCGGCTGGTCCCCCTGCAGGAGGTCGGCGGCGCGCCCGGGCGCTTCGGCGTCTCAGCGGCCGAGTTCCACCTGCTCCAGCAGGAGCGCGCCCGCCTGTGGCCGCGCGCGATGACGACGCTGACCACCCACGACACCAAGCGCAGCGAGGACACCCGCGCGCGCATCATCGAGCTCTCGGAGTTCCCCAACGACTTCGCCGAGTTCGTCGGCGAGGTCACCTCCGTGGTGCCGGCCCCGGACGCGGCCACGGGCCACTTCCTGCTGCAGAACATCATCGGTGTCTGGCCGGCCGACGGGCAGGTCACCGAGAAACTGCGCGGGCGCCTGCGCGACTACGCGCTCAAGGCCGTCCGCGAGGCGGGCGTGCACACCACCTGGTTCGACCAGGACTCCGCCTTCGAGACCAACGTGCTCGACTGGATCGACGTGCTCGTCGACGGCCCGGTGACCAGCCGCATCACGGCCTTTGTCGCCGCGCTCGACGACGGCGCGCTCACCGTCAGCCTGGGCCGCAAGGTCCTGCAGCTGCTCGGTCCCGGCGTCCCGGACGTCTACCAGGGCACCGAGTACGTCGACCGCTCGCTGGTCGACCCGGACAACCGCCGCTTCGTCGACTACACCGCCCGCGCGCAGACCCTGGCCACGGGCGCGCCCGACTTCGCCGCCCTGGCCGCCGGCGACGCGATTGACGACGCCGCGCGTGCCGACGCCGCGGCCGACGGCACCGTCGCCGACGCCGGCGAGGAGCAAAAGCAGCCGAGCGGGCTCATCGAGGAGGTCTTCCCCGCCTGGCACGCGGCGCTCGACTCGCCGGACCGGGTCAAGCAGTACGTCACCCACACCGCGCTGACGGTGCGCCACGCCTTCCCGGAGGCCTTCGTCGAGGGCGACTACCAGGCCGTCTTCGCCGAGGGCCCGGGCATCGCGCACGTGATCGGCATGGCCCGCGGCGAGGCCGTGGACGCCGCCGACATCGTCGGCGAGGAGGGCCTCGACGAGCCGGAGCCGCCGAAGGTCAGCGTCATCGCGCTGGCGGTGCGCCGCCCGCTGTCGCTGGCCTACCGCGGCGGCTGGCGCGGCACCACGGTCACCCTGCCCGAGGGCGAGTGGACCGAGAAGATCACCGGGCGCACCTTCTCCGGCACCGTCGACGCCGCCGAGCTCTTCGCCGCGCTGCCCACGGCGGTCCTCGTGCCCGCCGACGCGGACACCGACGCCGCCCGGGAGGCGAAGGCCTAG